In Mycteria americana isolate JAX WOST 10 ecotype Jacksonville Zoo and Gardens chromosome 17, USCA_MyAme_1.0, whole genome shotgun sequence, the sequence AAGCTGAGAACTGCTCTTCCAAAGGTGAAGATGACACAATTTTTATTAGTCATGAGGGTCTCCCTCCAACTGATGCGGATACCTTGTCAGAAATACTGTCTCCTGTTGATGAAATATTGTCCTATGGAAGTGCTGACTTGCTGTCCTCTAATAAAAAGGATTTGTCACTTCCAAGTGAagatctttctccttctcctttagGTGCAGATGCAAGGAAATTATCCATACTGAAGCTAGGATCATCATTTTTCATATCTCCACCAGAACAAATGACAGTCTCTAAGACTAGACAGTGTATGGATGAAGATATATCACTGAAAATGGATGCATTACCCCCATTACCTGATAACATTGTGTCTGAAGAATTTCCCCTGCTTAATCAAAAGACAACTGATGCTTTTTCAACTCAGGACGGTAGTGTCTCAGAACAATCTTTAGTTAAAGATATTTCCGGTACAAAGGAGGGCTTATTAGACTACCAACAAGGAGAACATGAGCCACCTTTTCAGCTTTTGGCGTTTCTGCCTGTGTCAAATCCTATTTCTTCTGGTCAGGCCAGTAGAAGTCCTGACTTCACAATGAAACAATGCAAAACATACTTAGCACTGCCCAAAGCTGAGGAGGACAGTGATGATCCATTATTATCGTTTGAAATTGGGGCCAGAGTGTTAGTAAAGCAGACCCACCCTGGAACCCTAAAGTTCAAAGGACGCATTTGTTTTGATAGTGGCCACTGGGCTGGTGTTGCACTTGACAAAGCTGAAGGTGATAATGCTGGAACTTACAAAGGGGTGAAGTATTTGGAGTGTGCTCAGCACTGTGGTATCTTTATCAGACCTGATGAGATTTCACACCTGTTAGGGGCTAAAGAAAATGGTTCCAGTTACACTGGGGATGAAGACTCTGACTCCTGTGATGATGAATCCTTCAAAGGAAACTGCAAGTATTCTGAAGATGATGAGCAGAGAGCAGGGtttacagaggagaaagaagaagacaCAAAAAGTGCAGGAGGatcagaagtgaaagaaaaccagTCTAGGTTACGCATTGCCTTGCTGTTTGGAAAAGGACAAAAGTTTCCACATTCTGACCGGTGTAACTGTAATGAATTCTTCTGTCACAATAACTTCATGTGCTTGGGAtcagataaagaaaaaacagaactgacacaaataaaacaaaggatCCTTGCAGATGTGCTTCCAATGACAAGTAAGGCTGGTAACACAGATGAGGTAAacacaagcaaaaatatttgttgcTTGGTAGaagatcagaaaagaaaaaaacttgctgATGATATTGCAAGTGAACTTGGTAAAAAACTTCTGTTTGacactttaattgcattttctgaAACAGCTCAACACAAATATAAAAGTGCCTTTGAAAAAGACATGATGAATTATGGCGAAGGCCTAAGACAAGAAGACAATCAGAAACCGTTTCTcttcaaagaaaattcagttgCTATCTTATCTGAACAGTCAGCAAAGGTTTCTGATGTTTTACGGTGTGATTTTGATATGTTTAGCATTCATGGCTGTCACACAGTAGCAAAAAGAATTGTAACTAAATTTGTAGATGATGCAGTTAAAGAATataagaagattaaaagaaagcaTGGATCAAAAGCAGACATGATATTTCATTCATCTTCAGAGACTTCTCCAGCCACCTCACCAGTAAGTACAGTAAGAAAGCTTTTGTCTAAAGTGTTGGACCTGAAATTGGGTCTACACAGGCAAGCATTTGTGTTGCCCAGTTGTTTTTATGATCCATAAAAATCACATCATGTCAACATTTGGAAACCAGATTGCTTGCTTAATCTGGCCCATTAGTCATTTAAGGAATTATCCTGCAGCCAGTGGGTAAGCATGTGTATGGGGGGACAAGGATGAGCCGAGCATGGGGATAATGACCACAGCTAGTCCAAACAAAGCAAATGGAACTCTTTTTGTTGGGATTTGTCAGTTAGTCAAAACTGATAAATCTGCACAAActtcagtttttattaattttggagCAAACCTGGACACCTGTCAGCTCATCTACCTGACTCTTTTGCAGCTCCTGGCTGTGAGACCTTCAGCTTTCTAATTCTGTAttggctctgcaggcagcttcTAGCAAAGTCAAGACTCTGAGCTGCCAGACTCTCACTTTTCGTTCAGCCCCTTGGGAGACTGGAACCCCAAATGAAATGGAAGCTTTTGATGCCTGCTGCTTCCAACCCACAGTGTCTAATTTTTACTTCTTAAATGGTCCTTCAGGAAGTACTACcatagaaagctttaaaaaaaaaaaaaaaaaattgctttggggggggtggggagagtaGTCccaatttagaagaaaaatgtttcaaaatgtcaaaaatttTCATAGAACTCCAAATTTGGATTTCTTTCTAATTATGAATTTTGccaaatacagttaaaataaattggtttttttttttaatgacatatcAGTAAGCCTTTCTTTGAGCCCATGAGTCAGAAGATGGTTTTAAGTGTAACCTTAATCAGTTGCTAATAACCTCAATACCTCTAAAAATTGTGGAAAAATATGGAGTATGTcacctggcttttctttttctctctactaAAGTTCCTTATAAAAATCCTTGATGCTGGTGTTTTTGGAAGCTCTGAAGATTTTGATCAGCCTAATTCTGACCAACATATGCTGGTGAGACAAACACAAAAGCAATACTTGTACAAATTAGATCAGTGGCACTCAGCTCCTTGGAAGAAAACTGTGGAAGTTCCTCTTGTGGTACCGCATTACAGTTCATATGTTAAGAAATTGTCTGCAAATGCTGTAGAAGAATTATGGACCCCAGAAAACATATGTTCAAATTTCAGGCGAATCAGTGTGCTAAAGCACTTTGAATGCAATGATCTCCCAGGGAACAATttggaaacagaaagcaagaggatGTATAATCAGGTATTTGTAAAGCACTAACTGTTATTAAACTTTTCTGGTGTTCTGCAGACTGACTCATATTAGCTAGTACTTAATATTATTCTAGCTGCTAACACTAAATATAGCTAAAGGAACACTGAAGGAGGTATTGCAAAATACTGCTTCTGGTAATCTACTGCAAAATAATTCTACTAGAATAGATGTCCTGGCTGTGATAGAAGCCTTTTGGTAGAGCTCTTCAGTCATAAGACTCTGGACACCTAGCCCGGTGTCTGTTTTGGGTCAAAAGCCAAGCTTCTTGGAAAGCTGCAGACTAAAGAGTTCCAAGTCTCCTGCCTTGGATGTCCTGCTGAGTTTGGACAGATCTTCGTGTTCCTCAGCCTCCTGAAACTACTGAGTTTTGTGGACATCTGTCTACACAAGGAGATTATAAAGGGTGCCATCAGGGCCTCTTGTATAAGCCATCCATCCTTAGCGAGCCTTCACACATTACTGTCCAATAGCTTCTGCTGTACAGGTTTACATGCTCTTTAGGTAACGGTCATCATGACGTCAGCTATAGGAACATCAGCAATGCAGGCGATGTTAGGAAATTTTGTACCGAGATGCAAACCTCTACTGTCACCAGCATAACATCCTTCAGAAGCACTGAGAAAACTTTTGAAAGGGCATCAGTGCGAGATTCAGTTTATGTTGGTACTGTGGTTTTGTTGTTACAGGTTATATTTGATTTGACCCGTGAGTTGCTATGTGCAGAATATCAAGTAACTGCAAATCCAAATACATTTCCATGGATGAAAGAAAACTTGGGATCTCTCTGTTCCAGGCATCTTTGCAGAAGAACAGATGTCAGTGAGGTCAAGGTACATTCTGCAAATGTAAAGTGCACAATAACAAGAGTTAGTGAAAAGAGCAGATATTGCAAtggcaaaaagacaaaaatgtgacATTTGGGAGGATTATGGCAGTGTAACTGAGGTGattagagaagaaaacagcattgcTCTGAAATGCTTGAATAAATATAGACTGAGCTAATTAGTCTAAATAGTCCAAGTGTACAGAGTTCTGTAGACGAATGGGAACTGGGCTTCTAAATCTCCCTGGTTATGACTATCTTGGGTGTAACCTCTAAAGTAATCTTATGTTTAAAATGTGTTGGGTGGCCAGTATTGATCAGCTGCTTCTAGATCAGTTCCCTAAACTTTGGGATGTTTCTAGATGTAAAGCTGGATCTTCACACTGGTACCTGCCACTCATTTGCAACCTTCACAGTGACAGAATTCCTATGAGAAGAattcttttcagccttttttattttgtagacGTTTGTTCAGggtgaaattattaaaataatgaaccTGGAAAAGAATGacttagaaatgaaaagaaaattccttAATATGACCAAGTATGGAAACTGTAAGAGAGACAGAGTGGACCTTATTCTGGTAAGCAGACTTCCAAATGGAGACTTGTTTACTTTCTCTAGGTTTAAGCTAGAAATTCTCATGCTTTTGTGAGAATCATGTTTacttaaaataacttcagaacTTCAAattattgctttccttttcagtacACTTGCAATAATAACCCAGTATTTCCAGTTCTTGTGAGTGGtttcaattaaataaattaaattaacaatgCATATATAAAGTTGTTGGATTAGGTACTGTGTCTTAGTACCTTTCAGAACTGACCCTGCTCTTATTCTTGAAGTAAACATTCATATCCATGTTGTAT encodes:
- the LOC142418241 gene encoding centrosome-associated protein 350-like isoform X3, which encodes MTVSKTRQCMDEDISLKMDALPPLPDNIVSEEFPLLNQKTTDAFSTQDGSVSEQSLVKDISGTKEGLLDYQQGEHEPPFQLLAFLPVSNPISSGQASRSPDFTMKQCKTYLALPKAEEDSDDPLLSFEIGARVLVKQTHPGTLKFKGRICFDSGHWAGVALDKAEGDNAGTYKGVKYLECAQHCGIFIRPDEISHLLGAKENGSSYTGDEDSDSCDDESFKGNCKYSEDDEQRAGFTEEKEEDTKSAGGSEVKENQSRLRIALLFGKGQKFPHSDRCNCNEFFCHNNFMCLGSDKEKTELTQIKQRILADVLPMTSKAGNTDEVNTSKNICCLVEDQKRKKLADDIASELGKKLLFDTLIAFSETAQHKYKSAFEKDMMNYGEGLRQEDNQKPFLFKENSVAILSEQSAKVSDVLRCDFDMFSIHGCHTVAKRIVTKFVDDAVKEYKKIKRKHGSKADMIFHSSSETSPATSPFLIKILDAGVFGSSEDFDQPNSDQHMLVIFDLTRELLCAEYQVTANPNTFPWMKENLGSLCSRHLCRRTDVSEVKTFVQGEIIKIMNLEKNDLEMKRKFLNMTKYGNCKRDRVDLILIQELRKEESQWTYYDDDELTVKMRMTEDIFDSLILDTIRVLNKIYLRKACD
- the LOC142418241 gene encoding centrosome-associated protein 350-like isoform X1; protein product: MTVSKTRQCMDEDISLKMDALPPLPDNIVSEEFPLLNQKTTDAFSTQDGSVSEQSLVKDISGTKEGLLDYQQGEHEPPFQLLAFLPVSNPISSGQASRSPDFTMKQCKTYLALPKAEEDSDDPLLSFEIGARVLVKQTHPGTLKFKGRICFDSGHWAGVALDKAEGDNAGTYKGVKYLECAQHCGIFIRPDEISHLLGAKENGSSYTGDEDSDSCDDESFKGNCKYSEDDEQRAGFTEEKEEDTKSAGGSEVKENQSRLRIALLFGKGQKFPHSDRCNCNEFFCHNNFMCLGSDKEKTELTQIKQRILADVLPMTSKAGNTDEVNTSKNICCLVEDQKRKKLADDIASELGKKLLFDTLIAFSETAQHKYKSAFEKDMMNYGEGLRQEDNQKPFLFKENSVAILSEQSAKVSDVLRCDFDMFSIHGCHTVAKRIVTKFVDDAVKEYKKIKRKHGSKADMIFHSSSETSPATSPFLIKILDAGVFGSSEDFDQPNSDQHMLVRQTQKQYLYKLDQWHSAPWKKTVEVPLVVPHYSSYVKKLSANAVEELWTPENICSNFRRISVLKHFECNDLPGNNLETESKRMYNQVIFDLTRELLCAEYQVTANPNTFPWMKENLGSLCSRHLCRRTDVSEVKTFVQGEIIKIMNLEKNDLEMKRKFLNMTKYGNCKRDRVDLILIQELRKEESQWTYYDDDELTVKMRMTEDIFDSLILDTIRVLNKIYLRKACD
- the LOC142418241 gene encoding centrosome-associated protein 350-like isoform X2 — encoded protein: MTVSKTRQCMDEDISLKMDALPPLPDNIVSEEFPLLNQKTTDAFSTQDGSVSEQSLVKDISGTKEGLLDYQQGEHEPPFQLLAFLPVSNPISSGQASRSPDFTMKQCKTYLALPKAEEDSDDPLLSFEIGARVLVKQTHPGTLKFKGRICFDSGHWAGVALDKAEGDNAGTYKGVKYLECAQHCGIFIRPDEISHLLGAKENGSSYTGDEDSDSCDDESFKGNCKYSEDDEQRAGFTEEKEEDTKSAGGSEVKENQSRLRIALLFGKGQKFPHSDRCNCNEFFCHNNFMCLGSDKEKTELTQIKQRILADVLPMTSKAGNTDEVNTSKNICCLVEDQKRKKLADDIASELGKKLLFDTLIAFSETAQHKYKSAFEKDMMNYGEGLRQEDNQKPFLFKENSVAILSEQSAKVSDVLRCDFDMFSIHGCHTVAKRIVTKFVDDAVKEYKKIKRKHGSKADMIFHSSSETSPATSPFLIKILDAGVFGSSEDFDQPNSDQHMLVRQTQKQYLYKLDQWHSAPWKKTVEVPLVVPHYSSYVKKLSANAVEELWTPENICSNFRRISVLKHFECNDLPGNNLETESKRMYNQVIFDLTRELLCAEYQVTANPNTFPWMKENLGSLCSRHLCRRTDVSEVKIQELRKEESQWTYYDDDELTVKMRMTEDIFDSLILDTIRVLNKIYLRKACD